From Archaeoglobus sulfaticallidus PM70-1:
TCACCGATATATATCCTGAGAAGGTAAGCTTCATTCGTTTCAACCATTTCTATCTCCTCCATACAACCAGCACGGTTATTCTACCGAGATACACGGCAAAGAAAGATACCAGAATGTTTCCCAATAAATACATTATCATTAAAAAAGTTTCCTTTTCTTCAAACAGCTTAAACAATTCATAACTAAATGTTGACATGGTTGTAAATGAAGCAATTACACCAACGGTCAAAAACAATCTGGTCTCAGCACTGAACAACCCCTCAAGTTCTGAGAGATGCATCACAAGGGATATCAAAAAGCTCCCAATAACATTAACAGATAAAGTACCCAGAGGAAATTCAAGATTGTCTTGAATTAATCCGGCCAGAATATATCGTAAGATTGCACCAATAAACCCACCAATACCAACAATGAAAATGTCAAGCATGCTTACACCATCAAATCAATCATTTCAAGACTTTTCACAGCATAAAATGTATTCTCAAGGGTAGATATACCGCAATAAATACTTCTTCTAAAACCACCATCTGGATTTTGAAGGGTTAAAATGAAATTTCGAGTTTTTTCTGGGGCATCCAATGTATAGTTTAGTTTATAGAGTGAAGAGATCGCATAGTATGTTTCTTCGAGGTATGGAGGATAGCTTTTTGGTGATTTTGCAAATCCTCCTTCTACCTCGAATTTCTTTATAAATTCGGCGGTTTCCTTTTTATCTTCAACAAAATCTATGCAATAAAAAGTATCTCTCAAGTTCGGGAACTTTAAACCAAACCCCCCCTGCGATCTGAAATTTTTGAGGATCATATGAAGGTTCAATCTCTCGGAATATAATTTCAAACAGGAGTTAATTAGGTACAACTCCCTGAGAATATTCGGGCTATCAAAAGAATATGTCGCAGTAATTCCGCCTTTGTCTATTTCTCTTACAGGACGATGAATTCTTCCAATGATGTTTTCTCCAAGGGTATATAGAGTTTCCCTGTAATCAGGGATATCTTCACCCAACAATCTAAGACTTTGTAGGGTGTAAAAAAGGCTATATGGTTCTTTTTTAACGGAATTTAAAAGAAATTTCACAATTTTATTTTTATCATCAATCTTTAATCCTAAGGAGGTTAGAATGCTCAAAGAATAATATGTCTCGGCCAAGGATGGAGGTAATGGCTTGCAGAATGCAAAACCATTCTCCACTCTCCTGGACTGGACATATCTGATGATTTTTTTGCATAGATTTTTGCTTAGCTTTTTTGTAGCTAAATCACGAAACATAAATCCACCCCCCTGAAAACAGGCGTCATCAGCCTTTACGGCAGTTAGAGGTGAACGCCATCACCTTTCTCTTTTCTTTGGATTTAGATTTGAATTAAAACTTTTGGGTTTTGAGATGTTGTGCTTAAAAATATTAATGTGTATGATGGAGAGATTTTTATCGCTTTTGGGTCCAAATGCGAGTGGAAAAACTACTCTGCTCCGATGTATATAAGATTTTTCTGAATTCTGCTCCATTAACCATCCTTTGCAATCATCAAATCTAAACTGAAAATTATTTATATATTGCATGGCTTAACATCCTAAAATGGAAAGAATTCTTGAAATCGTAAAAGATGGCGAGAAAGAGAATATCGAGTTCAAGGAATTCCTTACTGATTATCATCTGAGAGATGATAGGTTTCAGACTCTGGCATGTCAGATGAATCACAGGATTTTGATGGGGAGAGGTAAGGCTGTATATGTTGTTGGTATTTCCGATTCTGGGGAGCTTAAAGGTATAACTCATGAGAGGTTCAACAAAACCCTTCAAATCCTCAAGAAAATAGCTTCCGAAATCGATGCTGAAGTGAGATCGGTTGAGAAATATAAGATAAATGGCGGGATAGTAGGAATAGTCGAGATCTCGAAAACCAGACCAAAGGAGCACATAATTGTGGGCACTGCAGGGCATGTTGATCATGGCAAATCAACGCTGGTAGGATGTTTGATCTCAGGAAATCCGGATGATGGAAGCGGGGCGACGAGCATATATCTCGATACGCTGAAGCATGAAATCGAAAGGGGTTTGAGTGCCGATCTGAGCTATGCTGTGCTTAGCTTTCAGAATGAGGGAGCAATAAAGATGAAAAACCCCCTCAACAAAAACGAAAGGGCTTTGATGGTTGAGAAGGCTGATAAGATTGTTTCGTTCATTGATACAGTTGGGCATGAGCCATGGCTGAGGACCACCATCAGGGGATTGCTGGGGCAGAAAATAGACTATGGCCTGCTTGTGGTTGCCGCAAACGATGGTGTTATGAGGACCACAAAGGAACACCTCGGCATACTGATTGCGATGGATCTTCCGGTTATAATTGCCATAACAAAGGCTGACATGGTGGGTGAGGAGAGAGTTGAGGAAGTTATCAACGAGATATCCAAAACGCTCAGAAGTGTTGGAAGGATTCCCTACCTAGTTAAGGAGAAAGAGGATGCAAGAAGGGTCGCAAGGATACTCTCAAGAGACATAATCGTTCCCATAATCGAAACATCCGCCATAACACTTAAAGGATACGACATCCTTGAAGAACTGCTGTACAGACTTCCAAAGAGGAGCTTTCACAGAGGAGATTTTCTCATGTACATCGACAGGATATACCGGGTATCTGGAGTTGGAACTGTTGTCAGCGGGACGATAAAGTCGGGCGAAATCAGGGCTGGAGAGGAGGTTTATATCGGCCCATTCCATGACGGATCCTTCAGGAAGGTGAGGGTGCAGAGCATAGAGATGCACTATTACAGAATAGAGAGGGCATGCGATGGTGACATAGTGGGACTCGCGATAAAAGGGGCGAGGTTCGATGAGCTCAGGAGGGGCATGGTTTTAACAAAAAAGGAGATCCATCCGGTTTATGAGTTCCTAGCTGAAGTATATATCTTCAATCACCCAACGAGGATCAAAAGAGGTTATGAGCCAGTACTCCATCTGGAAACCATATCCGAAACTGTCGTCTTTGAGGATATAGAAAAGGAGTACATGATGGCTGGAGAGCGGGGGAAGGTTAGAATGAAGTTCAAGTATCATCCATACTACATCTGTAAGGGCCAGAAGTTCATTTTCAGAGAGGGTAAGAGCAAGGGGATGGGAGAAGTTGTAAAGGTACTGGATTGAACAGATCATTGGTTATTATTTAACCTTTATCAACCAGACGATACCTGTCAACAACCATAACGGCAGACATATTATCCGAGACAACATGGCTCTCCAGGATCTCAATCCTCTTTTTGAACATTGGGGCATTCAGCACCAGAGTTTCGAACTCTCCACCCTCTCCGGCCAGATTGATACCATACTTCTCCTTGATCTTTTTAAGCTCCGAGAGAGCTTTTTCATCCATCTTTCTCCCAACCCATTTTTCTGACAGCCCCATTGCAGAAACCTTTACGATTATGAAGTCCATCTTCTCCATCGCCAGTTTCATCACTTCCTCGTCGCTTTTACCCCACAGCGGAGCTATCAGCTTTAAACCCAGTTCTTCACAAACAAGCTCGAACCTTTTCTTCTGGTAACTGGAGGCTATACCACCGATGACTATTCCATCAACATCCAAATTTCTCAGCCCTTTGATCAGGTCTTTTACCTCTAATTCTTCCTCTCCTCTGGTGAATATCTTAAAAAGTGGAAGATCCATCGCGATAGCGGTGGCATCAACAAGATGTATGTTCGGTGTGTGGAACATGTAGGAATCCGGGTTGGAGGATACTACCGATACCAGGCAGTCAATCTCGTTTTCCTCACTTGCCAGATGCGTTGCGAGTAGTGAATCCTTTCCTCCGGATACCAAGCTCGCCAGTCTCATATTCAACATATCCCTCAAAAGAACCTTATTTTCAGGCCAACACCTTTCTCGATCGCTCTACTGTATATTATGCTGGCCGTGGATATATCCTGTATTGCCAGACCTGTGGAATCGAACACCGTGATTTCATCGCCAATCCTTCCCTTGACTTTGCCAACTATAACCTCCCCTATTGTTCCTGCGATGTCGTTCTCGCTAATTATCCCCTTGGACAGCGGAACATTTACCTCCCCGCTATGAAAAGCCTGCTCTTTATCGTCCACGAACACCCTGCTTTTCTTCAGGATCTCGGGATCGAGTTCCTGCTTTCCCGGAGCATCGGCACCTATGGCGTTTATGTGTGTTCCATCAGCAACCCACTCAGCCATAACCACGGGCTTTCTCGATGGTGTTATAGTCACAAGAATATCGCAGTCACATGCCTTCTCAATCCGAGCGAATTCCGCATCGATGTTCTGCTTGCTGCAGTAATCAACGAACTTTTTCGCATGACTCTCGCTCAAATCGTAGCACCTCACCTTCTCAACATCAAAAAGCTTCAAATGGGCTGACAACTGTGTATATGCCTGGACTCCACAGCCAATAAAGCCAATAATTTTGCTATCCTTTCTTGCAAGGTATTTTGAAGCGATTCCTCCAGCGGCTCCGGTTCTCATGTTCGTTATGTGGGTTGCATCCATGACTGCAAGTGGAAAACCAGTTTCAGGATCGTTGTAGATCAGCAGAGCCATAACAGTTGGCAGACCAACCTCGCTGTTATGGGGGTGAGAATTGACCCATTTCACACCAGCCTTGCCATCGAGGTAAGCTGGCATCGCTCTTAGATCTCCTTTTTCGAATTCGAGGTAGATCTTGGCTGGCATTTGCACCTCGTTTTTCCCATGCATTTCAAAAGCATGTTCTACAGCTTTAAGCGTGTCATCCATTGTCAGGATATCCATTATGTCTTCTTTCGTGAGTATGATCGTTTCCATAACCTCAGTTGGTCACCAAAGTAAAAAACTTTTCCGTGAAATGGTTTTTGTTTGTTGAGTTAGCAATGCCGAACTGCAACATGCCTGCTAAAACAATAAAACCAACGAAAATTTTAAAAATTGCTCGGATATAGTTATGTATGCCATCGCAATGGCTTTTCTCATAAAAACTAAAAGAAGTGATTAATCATGATGCAGGATAAAATATATAAAGGAACCACAACCGTGGGATTGATCTGTAAGGATGGAATAGTGATGGGTACTGAAAAGAGAGCCACAATGGGCAATTTCATAGCCAGCAGGAGAGCCAAGAAGATATATCAGATCGCTGACAGAATAGCATTAACCACTGCTGGCAGCGTGGGTGATGCTCAGTTTCTGTACAGGATCATCAAGGTCGAAACCAGTCTATATGAGATAAGGAAAGAAAGAAGGCCGACGATCAGGTCAGTAGCAACAATGGTCTCAAACCTCCTCAACCAGACCAGATATTTCCCATACTTCGTCCAGCTGCTAATAGGTGGAGTTGATGAGAGAGGACCTACAGTGTATTCAATAGATCCCATCGGTGGTGCCATCGAGGAGAAGGATATCGTAGCCACCGGTTCGGGTTCATTGACAGCTTACGGTGTCCTAGAAGACAGATTTTACGAAGGAATGCCAACCGACGAGGCTGTGGAGGTTGTGATTAGGGCGATCCACACAGCGATGAAAAGAGATTCAGCATCCGGAGATGGAATGGATGTCGTCAAGATAACTGAAGACGAATATGTTCAGCTCGAGCCGGAAGAGATTGAAGAGATCATAGCAAAATTCTCCAAGAAATAATCTTAATTTTTTGGGAGTTATGGGAGTGGATGAATACCTTTCAGAATTAAAGCGGAAAGTTGCGGCTTCGCTACCCTCAGTTAGAGTAAAAAATGTCGAATTTGAAGGACCAGTTCTCGTAATCTATGTTGAAAACCCACAGGAGCTTGCAGAGAGTGGAGATGTAATAAAAAAGCTGGCTAAAGATTTAAGAAAGAGAATACTCATACGTCCTGATCCAAAGAGCCTAAAGCCTCCTGAAGAGGCCAAGGAGATAATAAGGCAAATAGTGCCGGAAGATGCACAGGTGACATCCTTCTTTTTCGATCATGAAAATGGAGAGGTTATAATCGAGGCTGAGAAGCCTGGGATAGTCATCGGGAAGCAGGGGGTTATGCTCAGAGAGATAATGAAGGCTGTTGGGTGGAGTCCAAAGGTCATGAGAACTCCGCCTATAAAATCCAAGACCGTCGATAATGTCAGGCAGTTCCTGCTGAGTTCGAGAGAGGAAAGGAAGGAGATTCTTAAAAAGATAGGCGTTAAGATCCATCGAGGGTCTTTCCACGAGGAGAAGTGGGTAAGAGTTACATTCCTTGGAGGATCGAGGGAGGTTGGGAGAAGCTGCTACCTGCTGCAAACTCCAGAAAGCAAGATTCTAATAGATTGTGGAGTTAATGTCAGCAACATCCAACAGTCCCCATACCTGTATGTTCCCGAATTGCAGCCATTGGACTCAATCGATGCGGTTGTTATTACCCACGCCCATCTCGATCACTGTGGTTTGGTGCCAATTCTCTACAAGTATGGCTACAGAGGGCCGATATATCTGACTCCCCCAACGAGAGATCTGATGGTGCTGCTTCAGCTTGATTTCATAGAGGTTGGAGCGAGAGAGGGCAATCCTGTAGTTTACGAGTCCAACCTCGTAAGGGAAGCTTTGAAACACACAATAACGATAGATTATGGTGTTGTTACGGATATAAGCCCGGATATAAGGCTCACATTCTACAACGCCGGACATATCCTTGGCTCATCAATAGCTCACTTCCATATCGGAGAGGGCTTGTACAACATCGCATTCTCCGGAGATTTCAAGTTTGAAAGAACGAGGCTTTTCGACAAGGCGGAAACCAACTTCCCCAGGCTTGAAGCGTTAATAATGGAAGCCACATATGGAAGTGGCAATGACTTCCAGCCAGCGAGGAGGGAGGCTGAGGAGCGGCTGATCAGCATTATAAAGGAGACCGTTGATAAAAAAGGGAAGGTTCTGATCCCAACATTCGCCGTTGGTAGAAGTCAGGAGGTAATGATTGCCCTCGAGGAAGCGATCAGAACAAAGAAGCTTGAGGGGCTGACCGTATATCTTGATGGGATGATATATGAAGCTACAGCAATCCATACAGCGTATCCTGAGTATCTGAACACCCATCTCAGGGACATGATATTCCACCATGGATTAAACCCGTTCATATCCGAGAGCTTCACACAGGTCGATTCCTCATCGAAGAGGGCAGATGTGATAGACGAAGCAGAGCCATCGGTTATTCTCGCAACATCGGGAATGCTTAACGGTGGGCCGGTAATGGAGTACTTCAGACATCTAGCTGGAGATGAAAAGAACACAATAGTCTTCGTTGGATATCAGGCTGAGGGAACTCTGGGCAGGAGAATTCAGAAGGGCTGGAAGGAGGTACCACTAACATCCAACGGCAGGAGAGAGGTTGTGGAAGTTAAGATGAATGTTGAGACTGTGGATGGATTCTCTGGTCACTCTGACAGAAGACAGCTTATGAACTATGTCAGGGCATTGAGTTCAAGGCCAGAGAAGGTGATAACAGTCCACGGAGATGAGTCAAAGTGCTTGGATCTCGCTTCAAGCATTTACAAGACCTACAAGATCGAAACCCGAGCACCCATGAACCTCGAGACGATAAGGTTCGTTTGAATTTAAATTAATGAGTCAGATTGAATGAAGGTTATAAGCATAATCGGCTTCTCTAACTCTGGAAAAACGAGTTTGATAACCCAGCTTGTAGAGTTACTTACAAATCAAGGATACAGGGTTGGGGTCGTAAAGCATTCTGACAAAAAGGTCGATCTCGATAAAGAGGGCAAGGATTCATGGAGGATCTTTAAAGCAGGATACGATGTGGCTGTACTCTCGCCAGTAAAGTTTGCATACCGGGCCAGAAGGGAACTGAGCCTCATCGAGATACTCAGATACTTTGAGGATTACGACTATGTCTTTGTTGAAGGATTTAAAAGCGATATCAGGAATGGCATTGCTGTGGTAAGGTCTCATGAGGAGCTTGATGAGCTACTAAAACAAATCGACCAGAGCAGGCTTGCAGGGATTTATTTCAGAGACGAGATGGGGGTTGAGGTGGATGGATTTAGAGTATTTAATGATGTAAACGATCTTTTTGAGTTCATAATTCATGAGCTATAGTTGTTTCATTACTTTCACCAGATTTCACCAACAGTCTCGGTTTAAGGTTAGATTTAAGGTTCAACTCTTTACTAGGCAAAAAATATCAGTGCAAAATCAGAGATAGAATCAGATACAGAATATCCCCAATCACTACAGATATGATAAAACCAGCTGTTATGAATAGCAGGAATGGTAAATTGGGAGTGACCCAGACTCTATCGATGATTCCTTCATCGTACGCTTTCATCAGCTTTTTCCTGACTTTCTCATCAACCTCAATTCCTCTTCTCACCCTGACAATCTTCCCGCTGTCATCAACGAATTCCAAAACGCTATGGAACTCAGGTATGCTATTTGCTTTAACCCTTTTACCGACAAAGTAATACAAAAAGTTGCCTTTCAGATCCCTCAGACCTTCTCTTCTCAAATTCCGGATGAATGTGATTATGAGCAAAGCCGGAGAGACTATCACGGAGTTGGATAGCACTGAGAAGGCGAAAATCCCGAATCCCTTGTTCAGCAGGGGGAGTCCCATGACAGCTGGATATACCGGGAATATGTACGCCATAACTATGAAAGCCTTTGCATCAGCCCCCCCATAGGTTCCGAGAGAGTAAAGCAGATAGGAGAAAACGAACATCATAACAAACTGCATAACCGAAAAGATTATGGTTGACAGGCTGTATTTAGCAGTAACAAACTCCAGAACAAGAATTGGTGTGAGCACAGCAACCATGTACTTCCACAGCCTGTTAGGTACTATTCTGTACCTTAAGTCCAGTACGCACGCATATAAAAGAAAAATCATTGCTAAAATTATCTTAACAAGTGTTATTATCTCGAGCATAGCCGCCATGTTTAGCTGCATGTCTAGCTAAATGCAAAAATAAGGTCTGATATTATCGCACTTGCAGTCTCATACTTTCCAGCCCCTCTGCCCATGACAACAACATCCCCGGCAAGATCGGTTTTTATCAGAGCGGCATTCATTGTTCCGTGTATCGCAAGGGGATGTTCTATGGGAACCAGCCTTGGTGTAACCCCGATGTAGCCCTTTTTGTTTACCTCTGCAATGAGCCTTATTGTGTAGTTTTTGCTCTTTGCGACATCAAAAGCTTCTGGCGTTATATCCGTGATGCCAACGATCTCAACATCGCTCAGCTTCACATCCATGCCCATCAACGCGTTTGCGAGAATCAGGAGCTTTGCTGCAGAATCGAAGCCTTTCACATCGTAGTCGGGATTCGCTTCAGCAATATTCAGCTCCTGAGCCTCAGCCAGAACCTGCTGATAGGTCATCTTTTCCTGCTCCATCCTCGTCAGGATGTAATTGCAAGTTCCGTTAAGAACTCCTTTTATGAACTCGATACTGTTTCCTGCGAGGTTGTACTTTACTAGTTTGATTAATGGCATCGCCCCACCAACAGTTGCTTCAAACATGAACTTCAACCCTTTTTTCTCAGCCAGCCTGTTTATTCCATGAAAATCAGCAACCAGAGGACCCTTGTTTGAGGTTATAATATGGGCACCCTTCTCAAGACATTTCATGATGTGCGTTAATCCCGGCTCTCCATCATCGATGTTCGTCACGCTGCATTCTATCATAACATCGAAGTCCACGCCTTCTATTACCTCCATAGTGCTTTTTCCATCGAACCTGCCCTTCTTCTTTCGTTCTATTGCTTTGATGATGTCGATTCCATTTTCATCAACAATAGACCCTCTAGAATCGGTTACAGCAACGAGAGAGAACTTTCCAATCTTCTTTTCAAGCTCCTCTTTTCTCCTCAGCAGGATTTCAGCAACACCCTGTCCTACCGCTCCGAAGCCTATAATAGCGATTTTTATCATTTTAACTCTCCTATTAACCTCCCTATGAAAAGTTTTCGTTGATCGGCTCAATTAAAAGTAAATTCTTGCTTCTGCACACATTCCTCATAATTTCCACAGCCTCTTCAAGTTCATCCTTCCCTGTTGCGGATATCGTTATCATCGCCGTGGATGGCTTATTAACCTCTGGCATGTTAATCTGTAGGTCAACAACCTCTGCAAAGCCTGTGGAATCTATTCTGTTGATTGTGTCGCTGAGATCTGTTTTCACTATATGACCAATGATCATAAGGGATGTTGTGGCTATAAGTCTGATCTCATTGTATCTCTTTACCAAAACCCCGCTTTCCTTTAACGCCTCGATTATCCTGTTTGCAATCTCGAGGTTTTTAGCGTCAAACGATATCTCAACCGGCACTCTCTGCAGCGGAGTTTTCTTGTCTCTCTGGTGGATTATGCTGAGTATGTTGCCTCCCTCTCTAGATATAGGCTCTAACGCCTTCAAAAGCTGTCCGGGTTTGTCCTCTAATTCAACAACTATCGATATCACTGGCATCGCATCACTGCCCGGTGATTAATAAATCGGAGTGCCTTCGGACTCGGTTATTTTCTTAAACTCCTCTATCAGCCTTCGGGTTATCTCACCCGGTTTTCCGTCACCAACCTTCCTTCCATCGATCACGGTTATCGGTGCAATCTCTGCTGCAGTTCCCGTGACGAATATCTCGTCCGCAGAGTACAGGTCGTATATACCAAGATTCATTTCCTTGAACGGAATTCCGAGCTTCTCAATTATCTCGATCACGACCTCCCTCGTAATACCCCTCAGGTTGTTGAGGATAGGTGGTGTATAAACTCTCCCGTTCTTTACGATGAAAATGTTGTCCCCACTTCCTTCCGAGATGTATCCATTTGAGTCCAGAAATATCGCCTCATCCCCACCTTTCTCATTGGCCTCAATCTTGCCGAGTATGTTGTTCAGATAATTCAGGGACTTTATGTTCGGTGGGAGAGCATCGATGGCGTTTCTTCTTATCGCAACCGTAACGGCCTTCAATCCCTTCTCATAAAGGTCTCCATAAAGCCTGTCCCACTCTTTTGTGATTATTATTATGTTCGGTTTTGAGCATTTCCTCGGATCCAGACCGAGATCTCCAATCCCTCTCGTTACAATTGGCCTGATGTATGCGTTTTTGAGATTGTTTTTCCTCAGAGTTTCCAGAATTAGCTCCATGAACTCTTCCTTCGAGATTGGTATCTCCAAGCATATTACCTTGGCAGAATCGTAGAGCCTGTCTATGTGCTCCTTCAACCTGAAGACTCGGCCAT
This genomic window contains:
- the ilvE gene encoding branched-chain-amino-acid transaminase yields the protein MGLVYIDGKFVPEEEAKISIFDHGFLYGDGVFEGIRAYNGRVFRLKEHIDRLYDSAKVICLEIPISKEEFMELILETLRKNNLKNAYIRPIVTRGIGDLGLDPRKCSKPNIIIITKEWDRLYGDLYEKGLKAVTVAIRRNAIDALPPNIKSLNYLNNILGKIEANEKGGDEAIFLDSNGYISEGSGDNIFIVKNGRVYTPPILNNLRGITREVVIEIIEKLGIPFKEMNLGIYDLYSADEIFVTGTAAEIAPITVIDGRKVGDGKPGEITRRLIEEFKKITESEGTPIY
- a CDS encoding homoserine dehydrogenase, whose protein sequence is MIKIAIIGFGAVGQGVAEILLRRKEELEKKIGKFSLVAVTDSRGSIVDENGIDIIKAIERKKKGRFDGKSTMEVIEGVDFDVMIECSVTNIDDGEPGLTHIMKCLEKGAHIITSNKGPLVADFHGINRLAEKKGLKFMFEATVGGAMPLIKLVKYNLAGNSIEFIKGVLNGTCNYILTRMEQEKMTYQQVLAEAQELNIAEANPDYDVKGFDSAAKLLILANALMGMDVKLSDVEIVGITDITPEAFDVAKSKNYTIRLIAEVNKKGYIGVTPRLVPIEHPLAIHGTMNAALIKTDLAGDVVVMGRGAGKYETASAIISDLIFAFS
- a CDS encoding ACT domain-containing protein, which encodes MPVISIVVELEDKPGQLLKALEPISREGGNILSIIHQRDKKTPLQRVPVEISFDAKNLEIANRIIEALKESGVLVKRYNEIRLIATTSLMIIGHIVKTDLSDTINRIDSTGFAEVVDLQINMPEVNKPSTAMITISATGKDELEEAVEIMRNVCRSKNLLLIEPINENFS
- a CDS encoding beta-CASP ribonuclease aCPSF1, coding for MGVDEYLSELKRKVAASLPSVRVKNVEFEGPVLVIYVENPQELAESGDVIKKLAKDLRKRILIRPDPKSLKPPEEAKEIIRQIVPEDAQVTSFFFDHENGEVIIEAEKPGIVIGKQGVMLREIMKAVGWSPKVMRTPPIKSKTVDNVRQFLLSSREERKEILKKIGVKIHRGSFHEEKWVRVTFLGGSREVGRSCYLLQTPESKILIDCGVNVSNIQQSPYLYVPELQPLDSIDAVVITHAHLDHCGLVPILYKYGYRGPIYLTPPTRDLMVLLQLDFIEVGAREGNPVVYESNLVREALKHTITIDYGVVTDISPDIRLTFYNAGHILGSSIAHFHIGEGLYNIAFSGDFKFERTRLFDKAETNFPRLEALIMEATYGSGNDFQPARREAEERLISIIKETVDKKGKVLIPTFAVGRSQEVMIALEEAIRTKKLEGLTVYLDGMIYEATAIHTAYPEYLNTHLRDMIFHHGLNPFISESFTQVDSSSKRADVIDEAEPSVILATSGMLNGGPVMEYFRHLAGDEKNTIVFVGYQAEGTLGRRIQKGWKEVPLTSNGRREVVEVKMNVETVDGFSGHSDRRQLMNYVRALSSRPEKVITVHGDESKCLDLASSIYKTYKIETRAPMNLETIRFV
- a CDS encoding prenyltransferase/squalene oxidase repeat-containing protein; this encodes MFRDLATKKLSKNLCKKIIRYVQSRRVENGFAFCKPLPPSLAETYYSLSILTSLGLKIDDKNKIVKFLLNSVKKEPYSLFYTLQSLRLLGEDIPDYRETLYTLGENIIGRIHRPVREIDKGGITATYSFDSPNILRELYLINSCLKLYSERLNLHMILKNFRSQGGFGLKFPNLRDTFYCIDFVEDKKETAEFIKKFEVEGGFAKSPKSYPPYLEETYYAISSLYKLNYTLDAPEKTRNFILTLQNPDGGFRRSIYCGISTLENTFYAVKSLEMIDLMV
- a CDS encoding GTPBP1 family GTP-binding protein — protein: MERILEIVKDGEKENIEFKEFLTDYHLRDDRFQTLACQMNHRILMGRGKAVYVVGISDSGELKGITHERFNKTLQILKKIASEIDAEVRSVEKYKINGGIVGIVEISKTRPKEHIIVGTAGHVDHGKSTLVGCLISGNPDDGSGATSIYLDTLKHEIERGLSADLSYAVLSFQNEGAIKMKNPLNKNERALMVEKADKIVSFIDTVGHEPWLRTTIRGLLGQKIDYGLLVVAANDGVMRTTKEHLGILIAMDLPVIIAITKADMVGEERVEEVINEISKTLRSVGRIPYLVKEKEDARRVARILSRDIIVPIIETSAITLKGYDILEELLYRLPKRSFHRGDFLMYIDRIYRVSGVGTVVSGTIKSGEIRAGEEVYIGPFHDGSFRKVRVQSIEMHYYRIERACDGDIVGLAIKGARFDELRRGMVLTKKEIHPVYEFLAEVYIFNHPTRIKRGYEPVLHLETISETVVFEDIEKEYMMAGERGKVRMKFKYHPYYICKGQKFIFREGKSKGMGEVVKVLD
- a CDS encoding A24 family peptidase C-terminal domain-containing protein, with protein sequence MAAMLEIITLVKIILAMIFLLYACVLDLRYRIVPNRLWKYMVAVLTPILVLEFVTAKYSLSTIIFSVMQFVMMFVFSYLLYSLGTYGGADAKAFIVMAYIFPVYPAVMGLPLLNKGFGIFAFSVLSNSVIVSPALLIITFIRNLRREGLRDLKGNFLYYFVGKRVKANSIPEFHSVLEFVDDSGKIVRVRRGIEVDEKVRKKLMKAYDEGIIDRVWVTPNLPFLLFITAGFIISVVIGDILYLILSLILH
- the ala gene encoding alanine dehydrogenase; translation: METIILTKEDIMDILTMDDTLKAVEHAFEMHGKNEVQMPAKIYLEFEKGDLRAMPAYLDGKAGVKWVNSHPHNSEVGLPTVMALLIYNDPETGFPLAVMDATHITNMRTGAAGGIASKYLARKDSKIIGFIGCGVQAYTQLSAHLKLFDVEKVRCYDLSESHAKKFVDYCSKQNIDAEFARIEKACDCDILVTITPSRKPVVMAEWVADGTHINAIGADAPGKQELDPEILKKSRVFVDDKEQAFHSGEVNVPLSKGIISENDIAGTIGEVIVGKVKGRIGDEITVFDSTGLAIQDISTASIIYSRAIEKGVGLKIRFF
- the mobB gene encoding molybdopterin-guanine dinucleotide biosynthesis protein B; this translates as MKVISIIGFSNSGKTSLITQLVELLTNQGYRVGVVKHSDKKVDLDKEGKDSWRIFKAGYDVAVLSPVKFAYRARRELSLIEILRYFEDYDYVFVEGFKSDIRNGIAVVRSHEELDELLKQIDQSRLAGIYFRDEMGVEVDGFRVFNDVNDLFEFIIHEL
- a CDS encoding diphthine--ammonia ligase; this translates as MLNMRLASLVSGGKDSLLATHLASEENEIDCLVSVVSSNPDSYMFHTPNIHLVDATAIAMDLPLFKIFTRGEEELEVKDLIKGLRNLDVDGIVIGGIASSYQKKRFELVCEELGLKLIAPLWGKSDEEVMKLAMEKMDFIIVKVSAMGLSEKWVGRKMDEKALSELKKIKEKYGINLAGEGGEFETLVLNAPMFKKRIEILESHVVSDNMSAVMVVDRYRLVDKG
- the psmB gene encoding archaeal proteasome endopeptidase complex subunit beta — its product is MMQDKIYKGTTTVGLICKDGIVMGTEKRATMGNFIASRRAKKIYQIADRIALTTAGSVGDAQFLYRIIKVETSLYEIRKERRPTIRSVATMVSNLLNQTRYFPYFVQLLIGGVDERGPTVYSIDPIGGAIEEKDIVATGSGSLTAYGVLEDRFYEGMPTDEAVEVVIRAIHTAMKRDSASGDGMDVVKITEDEYVQLEPEEIEEIIAKFSKK
- the crcB gene encoding fluoride efflux transporter CrcB, whose protein sequence is MLDIFIVGIGGFIGAILRYILAGLIQDNLEFPLGTLSVNVIGSFLISLVMHLSELEGLFSAETRLFLTVGVIASFTTMSTFSYELFKLFEEKETFLMIMYLLGNILVSFFAVYLGRITVLVVWRR